A part of Odontesthes bonariensis isolate fOdoBon6 chromosome 23, fOdoBon6.hap1, whole genome shotgun sequence genomic DNA contains:
- the LOC142373593 gene encoding uncharacterized protein LOC142373593 encodes MVRRRIPGGAGMPGRWSLQPDDPTGPSLVPPVPAASTSELEQTQDSRDLNVDQLSVIKDEVPWSSSLDQQDLKALHIKEEEEELNGQEAADISRFSFTSVTVKREDDEDPQSSQLHQIKTEDYRETELSTSSSTIRIKAETDVEDGGGPEPNRNPDLNNSLQSNNDEKISDSSETEVSDEDYWQKSSDSGPETEKNLKRTIVTESAVNHDVVHDKAKTSLSCSACGKMFLYKLHLTRHMREHRLKKTFACNDCGKRFNYMSRYKNHMKVHTGEKPFGCDVCGKRYGDRGSLSSHTRVHTGEKPFACVDCGKRFKQNSTLKKHMKVHTGEKPFGCHVCGKRFKEKANLKGHMTAHTGEKPFACQLCDKRFSQQGALSGHKKVHTGEKPFACDECGKRFHTNSNLKTHIRVHTGEKPFGCDVCSKRFNRNERLKTHLRVHTGEKPFGCDVCGKRFSERGTLSSHTRLHTGEKPFACGECGRTFNTNSHLKRHMKVHTKEKLFDFGGRRKRIRCTDPTKSKKRKNVTINE; translated from the exons ATGGTGAGGAGGAGAATCccaggtggagcagggatgcctGGAAGGTGGAGCCTCCAACCAGATGACCCGACAGGACCCAGTCTGGTGCCCCCCGTACCTGCAGCATCCACATCAGAACTGGAGCAGACACAAGACAGCAGAGATCTCA ATGTCGATCAGCTGTCGGTTATTAAAGACGAGGTTCCCTGGAGCTCCAGCCTGGATCAGCAGGACCTAAAAGCTCTCCACataaaagaggaagaagaggaactTAATGGACAAGAGGCAGCTGACATCAGCAGGTTTTCATTCACTTCTGTTACTGTAAAGCGTGAAGATGATGAAGACCCTCAGTCTTCACAGCTTCATCAAATCAAAACGGAAGATTACAGAGAGACGGAGCTTTCGACAAGCAGCTCGACCATtcggataaaagcagaaactgatGTAGAGGACGGTGGAGGACCAGAACCAAACAGGAACCCAGATCTAAATAATAGTTTACAGTCAAATAACGATGAAAAGATCTCAGACTCTTCTGAAACTGAAGTCAGTGATGAGGATTATTGGCAGAAATCTTCAGATTCTGGACctgaaactgagaaaaacttGAAACGGACGATAGTAACTGAGTCGGCTGTGAATCATGATGTAGTCCATGACAAAGCTAAAACATCCCTCAGCTGCTCTGCCTGTGGGAAAATGTTTCTTTACAAACTGCATCTTACCAGACACATGAGAGaacacagattaaaaaaaacatttgcctGCAATGATTGTGGAAAGAGATTTAATTACATGTCACGTTATAAAAACCACATGAAAGTCCACACAGGGGAGAAGCCGTTcggctgtgatgtttgtggtaAAAGGTACGGTGATCGAGGAAGCCTTTCATCTCACACCAGAGTCCACACGGGTGAGAAACCTTTTGCCTGTGTTGACTGCGGCAAAAGATTTAAACAAAATTCAACTCTGAAGAAACACATGAAAGTCCACACGGGTGAGAAACCTTTTGGCTGTCATGTTTGTGGTAAAAGATTCAAAGAAAAGGCTAATCTTAAGGGACACATGACGGCCCATACGGGGGAGAAGCCATTTGCCTGTCAACTTTGTGATAAAAGATTTAGCCAGCAAGGAGCTctttcaggtcacaagaaagtCCATACTGGTGAGAAGCCTTTTGCCTGTGATGAGTGTGGCAAAAGATTTCACACAAACTCAAACCTTAAAACACACATCAGAGTCCACACTGGAGAAAAACCATTTGGCTGTGATGTTTGTAGTAAAAGATTTAATCGCAATGAACGCCTTAAGACACACTTGAGAGTCCACACGGGAGAAAAACCATTtggctgtgatgtttgtggcaAAAGGTTTAGCGAGCGAGGCACTCTTTCAAGTCACACCAGACTCCATACAGGTGAGAAACCTTTTGCCTGTGGTGAATGCGGAAGAACATTTAATACAAATTcacatcttaaaagacacatgaaGGTCCACACGAAAGAGAAATTATTTGACTTTGGTGGTCGCAGGAAAAGGATTCGCTGCACGGACCCAACAaagtccaaaaaaagaaaaaatgtaacTATAAATGAGTAA
- the LOC142373597 gene encoding uncharacterized protein LOC142373597 isoform X3 codes for MKTETDGGDCGGPEPARNPDPNGCLQPDAYGEASETSETEISDDDDDDDWQKSGPESEDSDKDWKQTTVVESKISQDGGCNAAKKSFVCSECGNRFLNKQYLKSHMRVHTRVKPFGCDVCGKRFNRNTHLKRHTRVHTGEKPFCCDFCGKKFSERGTLLSHTRVHTGEKPFVCDDCGKRFNTNTNLKAHVRVHTGEKPFGCDVCGKRFKQKANLKTHRRVHTGEKPFGCDVCGKRFSERGSLSSHTRVHTGEKPFACNDCGKRFNTNTNLKAHMRVHTGEKPFGCDVCGKRFNQNSTLKKHKRIHTGEKPFVCDTCGKTFNKKSNLDTHKRVHTREKPFGCDVCGKRFSERGSLSSHMRVHTGEKPFACDVCGKTFSERGSLSSHLRVHTGEKPFVCDHCGKRFNQNANLKTHMRGHTGEKPFSCDVCGTSFNRKAHLTTHMRVHTGEKPFGCDVCGKRFNRKAHLTTHMRGHTGDKPFGCDVCGKRYSERATLSCHMRVHTGEKPFACDICGKRFNYKSHFKNHLRVHTGEKSFGCDDCGTDLSKTQALGGCEV; via the exons ATGAAAACGGAGACTGATGGAGGGGACTGTGGAGGACCAGAACCAGCCAGGAACCCAGATCCAAATGGTTGTTTACAACCAGATGCTTATGGTGAGGCTTCAGAGACTTCAGAGACTGAAatcagtgatgatgatgatgatgatgattggcAGAAATCTGGACCTGAAAGTGAGGACAGTGACAAAGACTGGAAACAGACGACAGTAGTTGAATCAAAAATAAGTCAGGATGGAGGTTGCAACGCTGCCAAAAAGTCCTTCGTCTGCTCCGAGTGTGGTAACCGTTTTCTTAACAAACAGTATCTTAAGTCACACATGAGAGTTCACACAAGAGTGAAGCCGTTTGGCTGCGATGTTTGTGGCAAAAGATTCAATCGAAACACACATCTTAAGAGACACACAAGAGTCCACACAGGGGAGAAGCCGTTCTGCTGCGATTTCTGCGGCAAAAAATTCAGCGAGCGAGGAACCCTTTTGAGTCACACCAGAGTCCACACGGGTGAGAAACCTTTTGTCTGCGATGACTGCGGAAAAAGAtttaacacaaacacaaatcttAAGGCACACGTAAGAGTCCACACGGGAGAGAAGCCGTTCGGCTGCGATGTTTGTGGTAAAAGATTCAAACAAAAAGCGAATCTCAAGACACACAGGAGAGTGCACACAGGTGAAAAACCGTTTGGCTGCGATGTTTGCGGAAAAAGATTCAGCGAGCGAGGAAGTCTTTCAAGTCACACCAGAGTCCACACTGGTGAGAAGCCTTTTGCCTGTAATGATTGTGGAAAAAGATTTAACACAAACACCAATCTTAAGGCACACATGAGGGTCCATACGGGGGAAAAGCCGTTTGGCTGCGATGTTTGTGGTAAAAGATTCAACCAGAATTCAACTCTTAAGAAACACAAGAGAATCCACACGGGAGAAAAACCTTTTGTGTGTGATACCTGCGGAAAAACCTTCAACAAAAAGTCAAATCTTGACACGCACAAGAGAGTCCACACAA gagagaagccgtttgGCTGCGATGTTTGTGGTAAAAGATTTAGTGAGCGAGGAAGTCTTTCAAGTCACATGAGAGTCCACACTGGTGAGAAACCTTTTGCGTGTGAtgtttgtggtaaaacattTAGCGAGCGAGGAAGTCTTTCAAGTCACTTGAGagtccacacaggagagaagccttttgTCTGTGATCATTGTGGTAAAAGATTTAACCAAAACGCAAATCTTAAGACACACATGAGAGGCCACACGGGTGAGAAACCATtcagctgtgatgtttgtggtaCGAGTTTTAACCGAAAAGCACATCTTACAACGCACATGAGAGTTCACACTGGAGAGAAACCATTTGGCTGCGATGTTTGTGGTAAAAGATTTAACAGAAAAGCACATCTTACCACACACATGAGAGGCCACACGGGTGACAAACCATTtggctgtgatgtttgtggtaAAAGATACAGTGAGCGAGCAACTCTTTCATGTCACATGAGAGTCCATACCGGTGAGAAACCTTTTGCCTGTGATATTTGCGGAAAAAGATTTAATTATAAGTCACACTTTAAGAACCACCTAAGagtccacacaggagagaaatcaTTTGGCTGTGATGATTGCGGAACAGATTTAAGTAAAACACAAGCCCTGGGGGGCTGTGAGGTGTAG
- the LOC142373597 gene encoding uncharacterized protein LOC142373597 isoform X2, whose translation MKTETDGGDCGGPEPARNPDPNGCLQPDAYGEASETSETEISDDDDDDDWQKSGPESEDSDKDWKQTTVVESKISQDGGCNAAKKSFVCSECGNRFLNKQYLKSHMRVHTRVKPFGCDVCGKRFNRNTHLKRHTRVHTGEKPFCCDFCGKKFSERGTLLSHTRVHTGEKPFVCDDCGKRFNTNTNLKAHVRVHTGEKPFGCDVCGKRFKQKANLKTHRRVHTGEKPFGCDVCGKRFSERGSLSSHTRVHTGEKPFACNDCGKRFNTNTNLKAHMRVHTGEKPFGCDVCGKRFNQNSTLKKHKRIHTGEKPFVCDTCGKTFNKKSNLDTHKRVHTSGKNL comes from the coding sequence ATGAAAACGGAGACTGATGGAGGGGACTGTGGAGGACCAGAACCAGCCAGGAACCCAGATCCAAATGGTTGTTTACAACCAGATGCTTATGGTGAGGCTTCAGAGACTTCAGAGACTGAAatcagtgatgatgatgatgatgatgattggcAGAAATCTGGACCTGAAAGTGAGGACAGTGACAAAGACTGGAAACAGACGACAGTAGTTGAATCAAAAATAAGTCAGGATGGAGGTTGCAACGCTGCCAAAAAGTCCTTCGTCTGCTCCGAGTGTGGTAACCGTTTTCTTAACAAACAGTATCTTAAGTCACACATGAGAGTTCACACAAGAGTGAAGCCGTTTGGCTGCGATGTTTGTGGCAAAAGATTCAATCGAAACACACATCTTAAGAGACACACAAGAGTCCACACAGGGGAGAAGCCGTTCTGCTGCGATTTCTGCGGCAAAAAATTCAGCGAGCGAGGAACCCTTTTGAGTCACACCAGAGTCCACACGGGTGAGAAACCTTTTGTCTGCGATGACTGCGGAAAAAGAtttaacacaaacacaaatcttAAGGCACACGTAAGAGTCCACACGGGAGAGAAGCCGTTCGGCTGCGATGTTTGTGGTAAAAGATTCAAACAAAAAGCGAATCTCAAGACACACAGGAGAGTGCACACAGGTGAAAAACCGTTTGGCTGCGATGTTTGCGGAAAAAGATTCAGCGAGCGAGGAAGTCTTTCAAGTCACACCAGAGTCCACACTGGTGAGAAGCCTTTTGCCTGTAATGATTGTGGAAAAAGATTTAACACAAACACCAATCTTAAGGCACACATGAGGGTCCATACGGGGGAAAAGCCGTTTGGCTGCGATGTTTGTGGTAAAAGATTCAACCAGAATTCAACTCTTAAGAAACACAAGAGAATCCACACGGGAGAAAAACCTTTTGTGTGTGATACCTGCGGAAAAACCTTCAACAAAAAGTCAAATCTTGACACGCACAAGAGAGTCCACACAAGTGGAAAAAACCTTTGA
- the LOC142373597 gene encoding uncharacterized protein LOC142373597 isoform X1 has product MPRRRSLQPDDPRGPSLVPPVPAASTSELEQTQDSKDLMLPADVKQVLVIKEEVPWSSSLDQQDPELLHIKEEEEELWTGQKGEQLPFTVVTVKNEDDEEKPRSSHIHQIRTEDNRETEPPISSAAKKMQTAADGGNSEGAQSASNPDTNRNLQPDTDEQEFCETEVSIGDDDSDWSDSGPETEASDTERKQTMVPESGLNHDGGCNTARKSFSCSECSKQFLSKQSLKTHMRVHIGEQPFACIYCGKRFNHNSHLKTHMRVHTGEKPFGCDVCGKRFSERGSLSSHMRVHTGEKPFACDVCGKTFSERGSLSSHLRVHTGEKPFVCDHCGKRFNQNANLKTHMRGHTGEKPFSCDVCGTSFNRKAHLTTHMRVHTGEKPFGCDVCGKRFNRKAHLTTHMRGHTGDKPFGCDVCGKRYSERATLSCHMRVHTGEKPFACDICGKRFNYKSHFKNHLRVHTGEKSFGCDDCGTDLSKTQALGGCEV; this is encoded by the exons atgcctCGAAGGAGGAGCCTCCAACCAGATGACCCCAGAGGACCCAGTTTGGTGCCCCCTGTACCTGCAGCATCCACATCAGAACTGGAGCAGACACAAGACAGCAAAGATCTCA TGTTACCTGCAGATGTTAAGCAGGTGTTGGTGATTAAAGAAGAGGTTCCCTGGAGCTCCAgtctggaccagcaggacccagaACTCCTCCACataaaggaggaagaggaggagctcTGGACCGGTCAGAAAGGGGAGCAGCTCCCGTTCACTGTTGTTACCGTGAAGAACGAAGATGATGAAGAGAAACCTCGGTCCTCACATATTCATCAAATCAGAACTGAAGACAACAGAGAGACGGAGCCTCCAATCAGCAGCGCAGCTAAAAAGATGCAAACAGCAGCTGATGGAGGTAACAGTGAAGGAGCTCAATCAGCCAGCAACCCAGATACAAACCGTAATTTACAACCAGATACTGATGAACAAGAGTTTTGTGAGACTGAAGTCAGTATTGGTGATGATGATAGTGATTGGTCAGATTCTGGACCTGAAACTGAAGCCAGTGACACAGAACGGAAACAGACAATGGTACCTGAGTCGGGTCTAAATCATGATGGAGGCTGTAACACTGCCAGAAAGTCCTTCAGCTGCTCTGAGTGTAGTAAACAGTTTCTCTCCAAACAGTCTCTGAAGACGCACATGAGGGTCCACATTGGAGAGCAACCGTTTGCCTGCATCTATTGTGGAAAAAGATTTAATCATAATTCACATCTTAAGACacacatgagagtccacacaggagagaagccgtttgGCTGCGATGTTTGTGGTAAAAGATTTAGTGAGCGAGGAAGTCTTTCAAGTCACATGAGAGTCCACACTGGTGAGAAACCTTTTGCGTGTGAtgtttgtggtaaaacattTAGCGAGCGAGGAAGTCTTTCAAGTCACTTGAGagtccacacaggagagaagccttttgTCTGTGATCATTGTGGTAAAAGATTTAACCAAAACGCAAATCTTAAGACACACATGAGAGGCCACACGGGTGAGAAACCATtcagctgtgatgtttgtggtaCGAGTTTTAACCGAAAAGCACATCTTACAACGCACATGAGAGTTCACACTGGAGAGAAACCATTTGGCTGCGATGTTTGTGGTAAAAGATTTAACAGAAAAGCACATCTTACCACACACATGAGAGGCCACACGGGTGACAAACCATTtggctgtgatgtttgtggtaAAAGATACAGTGAGCGAGCAACTCTTTCATGTCACATGAGAGTCCATACCGGTGAGAAACCTTTTGCCTGTGATATTTGCGGAAAAAGATTTAATTATAAGTCACACTTTAAGAACCACCTAAGagtccacacaggagagaaatcaTTTGGCTGTGATGATTGCGGAACAGATTTAAGTAAAACACAAGCCCTGGGGGGCTGTGAGGTGTAG
- the LOC142373579 gene encoding uncharacterized protein LOC142373579, translated as MPRRRSLQPDDPRGLGLVPPIPAPSTSELEQTQDSKDLNVPKLLVIKEELPALDQQNPLSPLIKEEEEELWTSQEEEHFNGKETNINKFSLTAVTVKNEDEQKPRSSQLHQVKTEDNRETEPPTSSSAEQMKTETDGEDCGGPEPARNPDPHGHLHQNADDMDSVSTDTEVSDDDYWQKSSGSRPESEDGDNGWLEPKPKPSVNDNAGCNIAKKTFSCSDCGKQFVIKHSLKRHMKVHTGEKPFHCDLCDKRFSQRENLFSHMRVHTGKKPFACDACGKRFNRNTNLKTHMRLHTGEKPFGCDDCGKRFNRNTNLKTHMRLHTGEKPFGCDICGKRFSVQRTYTSHMRVHTGEKPFVCSDCGKGFKENACLRVHMRIHMRGKDEHMRVHTSEIKFGCDVCGKTFKLNGNLKIHMRIHTGEKPFHCDVCGKRFSVRGALSSHMRVHTGEKPFACDDCGKRFNRKSNLKMHVVVHTKEKPFGCDDCGKQFNQISNLKTHKRIHMGKKPFICDLCGKRFNQMSNLKTHKRIHSMKKQFVHKQSLTSHMRVHSGDKPFGCDDCGKRFNQISHLKVHQRIHTGEKPFGCDDCGKRFNQISHLKVHQRIHTGEKPFSCDDCGKRFNQISILQRHKRVHTGEKPNVCND; from the exons ATGCCTCGAAGAAGGAGCCTCCAACCAGATGACCCCAGAGGACTCGGCTTGGTGCCCCCCATACCTGCACCATCCACATCAGAACTGGAGCAGACACAAGACAGCAAAGATCTCA ATGTGCCAAAGCTGTTGGTGATTAAAGAAGAGCTACCCGCTCTGGaccagcagaacccactgtccCCTCTCataaaagaggaagaggaagaactCTGGACcagtcaggaggaggagcatTTTAATGGGAAAGAGACTAATATCAACAAGTTCTCATTGACTGCTGTCACTGTGAAGAATGAAGATGAACAGAAACCTCGGTCCTCACAGCTTCATCAAgtcaaaactgaagacaacAGAGAGACAGAACCTCCAACCAGCAGCTCAGCTGAACAGATGAAAACAGAAACTGATGGAGAGGACTGTGGAGGACCAGAACCAGCCAGAAACCCAGATCCACATGGTCATTTACACCAAAATGCTGACGATATGGATTCTGTCTCTACTGATACTGAAGTCAGTGATGATGATTATTGGCAGAAATCTTCAGGTTCTAGACCTGAAAGTGAAGACGGTGACAATGGTTGGTTggaacctaaacctaaaccaaGTGTAAATGATAATGCAGgttgtaatattgccaaaaaaaCTTTCAGCTGCTCTGACTGTGGTAAGCAGTTTGTCATCAAGCACTCTCTGAAGAGGCACATGAAagtccacacaggagagaaaccgttTCACTGTGATCTTTGTGATAAAAGATTTAGTCAGCGGGAAAATCTTTTCAGCCACATGAGAGTCCACACTGGAAAGAAGCCTTTTGCATGCGATGCGTGTGGAAAAAGATTTAACCGAAACACAAATTTAAAGACACACATGAGACTCCACACAGGAGAAAAACCATTTGGCTGTGATGATTGTGGTAAAAGATTTAACCGGAACacaaatttaaaaacacacatgagACTCCACACAGGGGAGAAACCATTTGGCTGTGATATTTGTGGTAAAAGATTTAGTGTGCAAAGGACTTATACAAGTCACATGCGAGTCCACACTGGTGAAAAACCTTTTGTCTGCAGTGATTGTGGGAAAGGTTTTAAGGAAAATGCATGTCTTAGGGTACATATGAGAATCCACATGAGAGGAAAAGATGAacacatgagagtccacacaAGTGAGATCAAATTtggctgtgatgtttgtggaaaaacatttaaactaaaTGGAAATCTTAAGATACACATGAGAATCCACACAGGAGAAAAACCATTTCACTGTGATGTTTGTGGTAAAAGGTTTAGCGTGCGTGGAGCTCTTTCAAGCCACATGAGAGTTCACACTGGTGAGAAACCTTTTGCCTGTGATGACTGTGGAAAAAGATTTAACCGAAAATCAAATCTCAAGATGCATGTTGTAGTCCACACTAAAGAAAAACCATTTGGCTGTGATGATTGTGGTAAACAATTTAACCAAATTTCAAATCTTAAGACGCATAAGAGAATCCACATGGGTAAAAAACCATTTATCTGTGATTTGTGCGGTAAAAGATTTAACCAAATGTCCAATCTTAAGACACACAAGAGAATCCACTCAATGAAGAAACAGTTTGTTCATAAGCAATCTCTTACATCACACATGAGGGTTCACTCAGGAGACAAACCATTTGGCTGTGATGATTGTGGTAAAAGATTTAACCAAATTTCACATCTTAAGGTACACCAGAGaatccacacaggtgagaaaccaTTTGGCTGTGATGATTGTGGTAAAAGATTTAACCAAATTTCACATCTTAAGGTACACCAGAGaatccacacaggtgagaaaccaTTTAGCTGTGATGATTGTGGTAAAAGATTTAACCAAATCTCCATTCTTCAGCGACACAAGCGAgtccacacaggtgagaaaccaAATGTCTGCAATGATTGA